From Sciurus carolinensis unplaced genomic scaffold, mSciCar1.2, whole genome shotgun sequence, a single genomic window includes:
- the LOC124975626 gene encoding ral guanine nucleotide dissociation stimulator-like, with product MECTISPASSHISSQKARPKPTATKHMKKSRAIGYITGRCSWPRSKKQVKDSCLINVRLEHQSAKDGKTILVTCNDRAPTVIRRALEHHLLLQEKPQDYELGQIISQQHKMKIPKNANVFYAMKPHVRRDFILRKRTCPQDEKDDWIPPQPPSYEATQVRHHRWNLWTRICSCLSGQC from the exons ATGGAGTGTACCATCAGCCCAGCCTCCAGTCACATCTCTTCTCAAAAGGCTAGGCCCAAGCCGACGGCcacaaaacacatgaagaaatcCAGGGCCATCGGATACATAACGGGCAGATGCTCATGGCCCCGGTCcaagaaacaggtgaaagacaGCTGCCTCATAAATGTCAGACTGGAGCACCAGAGTGCAAAGGATGGCAAGACTATCCTG GTGACATGCAACGACAGGGCTCCTACGGTCATTCGCAGGGCCCTGGAACATCACTTGCTGTTGCAGGAGAAGCCACAAGACTATGAACTGGGACAAATCATCTCCCAACAGCACA AAATGAAGATTCCAAAGAATGCCAACGTCTTTTATGCGATGAAGCCACATGTCAGGAGAGACTTCATCCTGAGAAAGAGGACCTGTCCTCAGGATGAAAAGGATGACTGgatccctccccaacctccctcttATGAGGCAACTCAGGTGCGACATCACCGCTGGAACCTGTGGACAAGAATCTGCTCCTGTCTCTCTGGGCAGTGCTAA
- the LOC124975628 gene encoding ral guanine nucleotide dissociation stimulator-like — MKKSRAIGYITGRCSWPRSKKQVKDSCLINVRLEHQSAKDGKTVQVTCNDRAPTVIRRALEHHFLMEEKPQDYELGQIISQQHKMKIPKNANVFYAMKPHVRRDFILRKRTYPQDEKDDWIPPQPPSYEATQVRHHRWNLWTRICSCLSGQC; from the exons atgaagaaatcCAGGGCCATCGGATACATAACGGGCAGATGCTCATGGCCCCGGTCcaagaaacaggtgaaagacaGCTGCCTCATAAATGTCAGACTGGAGCACCAGAGTGCAAAGGATGGCAAGACTGTCCAG GTGACATGCAACGACAGGGCTCCTACGGTCATTCGCAGGGCCCTGGAACATCACTTCCTGATGGAGGAGAAGCCACAAGACTATGAACTGGGACAAATCATCTCCCAACAGCACA AAATGAAGATTCCAAAGAATGCCAACGTCTTTTATGCGATGAAGCCACATGTCAGGAGAGACTTCATCCTGAGAAAGAGGACCTATCCTCAGGATGAAAAGGATGACTGgatccctccccaacctccctcttATGAGGCAACTCAGGTGCGACATCACCGCTGGAACCTGTGGACAAGAATCTGCTCCTGTCTCTCTGGGCAGTGCTAA